A single genomic interval of Lysobacter avium harbors:
- the rfbC gene encoding dTDP-4-dehydrorhamnose 3,5-epimerase produces the protein MKVIQTDLPGCMVFEPRVFSDDRGFFFETFNHDKLIEHGLQPSFVQGNTSLSRKGVLRGLHYQWPNPQGKYVSVVQGGVWDVAVDIRRGSPHFGRWTAVVLSAENKRHLWIPEGFAHGFVTLSEQAVFTYLCTATYDPEADASLRWDDPRLAIDWPVGSPVLSSKDAGAPLLDDLADERLPVYQG, from the coding sequence ATGAAAGTCATCCAGACCGACCTGCCCGGGTGCATGGTTTTCGAGCCGCGGGTGTTCAGCGACGACAGGGGATTCTTCTTCGAGACGTTCAATCACGACAAACTCATCGAGCACGGATTGCAGCCTTCATTCGTGCAGGGCAACACCTCCCTGTCACGTAAGGGCGTTCTGCGGGGTCTGCATTACCAGTGGCCGAACCCGCAGGGCAAGTACGTATCGGTGGTGCAGGGCGGAGTCTGGGATGTTGCCGTGGATATCCGCCGCGGCTCACCCCACTTCGGCCGCTGGACGGCGGTTGTGCTGAGCGCCGAAAACAAGCGCCACCTCTGGATTCCGGAAGGGTTTGCCCATGGTTTCGTGACCTTGAGCGAGCAGGCGGTCTTCACCTACCTGTGCACGGCCACCTACGACCCAGAGGCGGATGCGAGCCTGCGGTGGGACGATCCACGCCTGGCGATCGATTGGCCGGTTGGGTCCCCGGTGCTCTCGTCGAAAGATGCCGGTGCCCCCCTCCTGGATGACCTGGCAGACGAGCGCTTGCCGGTGTACCAGGGCTGA